One Sphingobium sp. Z007 genomic region harbors:
- a CDS encoding aldehyde dehydrogenase — protein MIPTGIRIAHPDKLFIGGAWIDSTGEGMIEIVSPNSEEVIARVADGTAADMDRAVAAARKAFDEGPWPTMDPAERGAIVKRMGAELEQRAPELAAAWTAQVGGLASFAPVMTGGATATLMAIAGYADSYPFVERRPSHMVNTAIVVQEPAGVVAAIAPWNAPYGIMSAKLAYALVAGCTVIMKPSPETPLEAYIMAEAAEAAGVPAGVVNLVAAGRDASDHLVRNPGIDKVTFTGSTLAGKRIGEVCAGRVARCTLELGGKSAAIVRDDFPIEAAAAILGNTITIMSGQVCAMLSRAIVPRHRHDALADAIAKVMQGIRIGHSDAPDTQLGPVAMKRQLDRVEDYIALGRDSADLVTGGNRPAHLNKGYFIEPTLFANVDNGSRIAQEEIFGPVLCLIPAEDEEDAIRIANDSSFGLNGSVLTNDADAAYRIGRRIRAGGFGQNGMKLEFGLPFGGFKQSGIGREGGVEGLQPYLETKTILLDGAPAGF, from the coding sequence ATGATTCCAACAGGCATCCGGATCGCCCATCCCGACAAGCTGTTCATCGGCGGCGCGTGGATCGATTCCACTGGTGAGGGCATGATCGAGATCGTCTCGCCCAATAGCGAGGAGGTGATCGCGCGGGTCGCCGACGGCACGGCAGCGGATATGGACCGGGCCGTCGCTGCCGCGCGCAAGGCGTTCGATGAAGGGCCATGGCCGACCATGGACCCGGCGGAGCGGGGGGCGATCGTCAAGCGCATGGGCGCTGAACTGGAACAGCGCGCGCCCGAACTGGCGGCGGCCTGGACCGCGCAGGTCGGTGGGCTGGCGAGCTTTGCGCCGGTCATGACCGGTGGGGCGACCGCCACGTTGATGGCGATCGCGGGCTATGCCGATAGCTATCCGTTCGTGGAGCGGCGCCCTTCGCACATGGTCAACACCGCCATCGTGGTGCAGGAACCCGCCGGCGTGGTGGCGGCGATCGCGCCGTGGAACGCGCCCTATGGCATCATGTCGGCCAAACTGGCTTATGCATTGGTCGCAGGTTGCACCGTCATCATGAAGCCCTCGCCCGAAACCCCGCTGGAGGCCTATATCATGGCCGAAGCGGCGGAGGCGGCGGGAGTGCCGGCGGGCGTCGTCAATCTGGTTGCGGCCGGGCGCGACGCGTCCGATCATCTGGTCCGCAATCCGGGGATCGACAAGGTGACCTTCACCGGATCGACCCTGGCGGGCAAGCGGATCGGCGAAGTCTGCGCCGGTCGCGTGGCGCGCTGCACATTGGAACTGGGCGGGAAGTCGGCGGCGATCGTGCGTGACGACTTCCCGATCGAGGCGGCCGCCGCGATCCTGGGCAACACCATCACCATCATGAGCGGTCAGGTCTGCGCGATGCTGAGCCGCGCGATCGTGCCGCGCCATCGCCATGACGCATTGGCCGACGCCATCGCCAAGGTGATGCAGGGTATCCGCATCGGCCATAGCGATGCGCCCGACACGCAGCTTGGCCCCGTCGCCATGAAGCGTCAGTTGGATCGGGTGGAGGACTATATCGCTTTGGGCCGCGACAGCGCCGACCTGGTGACGGGCGGCAACCGTCCGGCGCATCTGAACAAGGGTTATTTCATCGAACCGACCCTGTTCGCCAATGTCGATAATGGCAGCCGGATTGCGCAGGAGGAAATCTTCGGCCCGGTCCTGTGCCTGATCCCGGCCGAGGATGAGGAGGATGCGATCCGTATCGCCAACGACAGTAGCTTTGGCCTCAATGGATCGGTGCTGACCAACGATGCCGACGCGGCCTATCGCATCGGCCGGCGCATCCGCGCGGGGGGCTTTGGGCAAAATGGCATGAAGCTGGAATTTGGCTTGCCCTTCGGCGGCTTCAAGCAGTCGGGCATCGGGCGCGAGGGCGGCGTGGAAGGCTTGCAGCCCTATCTGGAGACCAAGACGATCCTGCTCGACGGCGCGCCCGCAGGCTTCTGA
- the tnpB gene encoding IS66 family insertion sequence element accessory protein TnpB (TnpB, as the term is used for proteins encoded by IS66 family insertion elements, is considered an accessory protein, since TnpC, encoded by a neighboring gene, is a DDE family transposase.), translating to MIPLPPSTRIFLACGATDMRKGFDGLAVMTQQVLEQSPHSGALFAFRGKRGDLVKLLWYDGQGMCLFSKRMDRGRFVWPSTKTGSVVMTAAQLSMLLEGIDWRRPERTFTPSLAG from the coding sequence ATGATCCCGCTGCCACCATCGACGCGAATATTCCTGGCCTGCGGCGCGACAGACATGCGCAAGGGTTTTGACGGCCTTGCCGTGATGACGCAGCAGGTCCTGGAGCAAAGCCCGCATTCCGGCGCGCTATTCGCCTTTCGCGGCAAGCGCGGCGATCTGGTGAAGCTGCTCTGGTATGACGGCCAGGGCATGTGCCTGTTTTCCAAGCGGATGGACCGGGGGCGCTTTGTGTGGCCGTCGACCAAGACGGGGTCGGTGGTGATGACGGCGGCGCAGCTTTCGATGCTCTTGGAAGGCATCGACTGGCGGCGACCTGAACGCACTTTCACTCCTTCACTGGCGGGGTAA
- a CDS encoding transposase, translating to MSSRIEVVSRVSGRRRWTVDQKLAVLRDAFGPEGCVRAACERHDVGSGSIYTWRRQAMSGELAGVRKLPEPAFAEVRISEPPALPAPIAPLVPGLIGIELPSGIRVSVDATVDADALSRVIGILTR from the coding sequence ATGAGTAGTCGGATAGAAGTCGTTAGCCGCGTGTCGGGCCGGCGGCGCTGGACGGTGGATCAGAAGCTGGCCGTGCTGCGGGATGCATTTGGCCCGGAGGGCTGCGTGCGCGCGGCCTGTGAACGCCATGATGTCGGCAGCGGCTCGATCTACACATGGCGGCGACAGGCGATGTCCGGTGAGCTTGCCGGGGTTCGCAAGCTGCCCGAGCCAGCCTTCGCTGAGGTCCGGATCAGCGAGCCGCCAGCGTTGCCCGCTCCCATTGCACCGCTCGTCCCCGGCTTGATCGGGATCGAGTTGCCTTCGGGTATCAGGGTGAGCGTGGATGCCACGGTCGATGCCGATGCCCTGTCGCGGGTGATCGGTATCCTGACACGATGA
- a CDS encoding anti-sigma factor domain-containing protein codes for MADAVLTPEERDALAAELALGVLDGEARAAALRQLIADPNFSPAMIDAWEGRFAALYDAYVPFAPPETLWTGIENHIADSVQHSPAAGQLRWWRAGALASAALAASLALVMVLRPTPPVPAAPPAQVAVAQMVGASDGPMILARYDPASGGLTLRPTGVASDRLAPELWIIPADGKPRSLGLIAGGAESRVAINPSYRPLMTDGATLAVTMESIDGAPHDAPSSTPIAAGKISIF; via the coding sequence ATGGCTGACGCGGTCCTGACGCCCGAAGAACGCGATGCGCTTGCCGCCGAACTGGCGCTGGGCGTGCTTGACGGCGAAGCGCGAGCCGCTGCGCTTCGACAACTGATAGCCGATCCAAATTTCTCGCCTGCCATGATCGACGCATGGGAAGGACGGTTTGCGGCGCTCTATGACGCCTATGTTCCGTTCGCCCCGCCGGAAACGCTGTGGACCGGCATCGAAAATCATATTGCGGACAGCGTGCAGCACTCTCCAGCCGCTGGGCAATTGCGCTGGTGGCGCGCGGGCGCGCTTGCATCCGCAGCGCTCGCCGCCTCTCTGGCGCTAGTCATGGTTCTGCGCCCGACGCCGCCCGTTCCGGCTGCACCGCCTGCTCAAGTGGCGGTGGCGCAGATGGTCGGTGCTTCCGACGGGCCGATGATATTGGCGCGGTACGACCCGGCGTCGGGCGGCCTTACCCTGCGGCCGACCGGCGTCGCATCCGATCGTCTCGCCCCTGAGCTATGGATCATTCCGGCCGACGGCAAACCGCGATCGCTTGGCCTGATTGCGGGTGGCGCCGAAAGTCGCGTAGCGATCAACCCGTCCTACCGCCCCCTCATGACGGACGGCGCCACCCTGGCGGTCACCATGGAATCCATCGACGGCGCGCCGCACGACGCCCCCAGTTCCACGCCGATCGCGGCAGGGAAAATCTCCATTTTCTGA
- a CDS encoding IS630 family transposase (programmed frameshift) — protein MGKAYSLDLRDRIANHIASGQSRRSASRHFGVSPSCAVKLAQRVAATGSAVPARQGRPPGAGKLAPHLATLAKWVDVEPDITMPELAARLWSATGVQVHPASLSRALLSRQAIASKKTLLASECGRDDVAQARRTWRVYRQPSLRKQSHRLVFINETATTTKMTRLRGRARRDQRLKARAPFGHWKTQTFIAALRCDGLTAPWVIDCPMNRATFETYVETQLAPTLNPGDVVILDNLSSHKSEKAKAILKARGAWFLFTPPYSPDLNPIEMAFSKLKAHLRRTGARTIDALWQAIGNICDLYSAEQCASFLKAAGYASD, from the exons ATGGGAAAAGCCTATTCGCTCGATCTTCGAGATCGGATCGCCAATCACATTGCATCGGGCCAATCGCGGCGTTCGGCCTCGCGCCATTTTGGGGTGAGCCCGAGTTGCGCGGTGAAGCTTGCGCAGCGCGTGGCTGCGACGGGTTCAGCGGTTCCTGCCCGGCAAGGGCGTCCGCCCGGTGCCGGCAAGCTGGCCCCTCATTTGGCGACACTGGCGAAATGGGTCGATGTCGAGCCGGACATTACCATGCCCGAACTGGCGGCCCGGCTTTGGTCGGCAACCGGCGTTCAGGTGCACCCCGCTTCGCTGTCGCGGGCGCTTCT CTCAAGGCAGGCTATAGCTTCAAAAAAAACGCTGCTGGCGTCGGAATGCGGACGCGATGATGTTGCCCAAGCGCGCCGGACCTGGCGTGTGTATCGGCAACCCAGCCTGCGCAAGCAGTCACACCGGCTTGTCTTCATTAACGAGACAGCAACGACCACCAAGATGACACGGCTGCGAGGACGAGCGCGTCGCGACCAACGCCTCAAGGCCCGCGCGCCCTTCGGTCATTGGAAAACCCAGACGTTCATCGCCGCCCTGCGCTGCGATGGCCTGACCGCACCCTGGGTCATCGACTGCCCCATGAACCGCGCCACCTTCGAAACCTATGTCGAAACCCAACTCGCCCCAACGCTCAATCCCGGCGACGTCGTGATCCTCGACAATCTCTCCAGCCACAAAAGTGAAAAGGCCAAGGCAATCCTCAAGGCACGCGGTGCATGGTTCCTCTTCACCCCGCCTTACAGCCCTGATCTCAACCCGATCGAAATGGCCTTCTCGAAACTCAAAGCGCATTTGCGCCGCACCGGTGCCAGAACAATCGACGCTCTCTGGCAGGCAATCGGCAACATCTGCGACCTCTACTCTGCTGAACAATGCGCGAGCTTCCTCAAAGCAGCAGGATATGCGTCCGATTAA
- a CDS encoding TfoX/Sxy family protein — translation MASDRKIVEFLVEQMAGGGNVSAKAMFGEFGIYCEGKMVALVCDDRLFVKPTVRGRAFAVGAEEAPPYPGAKPCLLIDAQKWDDRAWLAEIVRITSQELPAPKVRTKRKPG, via the coding sequence ATGGCGTCCGATCGTAAAATCGTTGAATTCCTTGTCGAGCAGATGGCAGGCGGCGGCAACGTTTCAGCCAAGGCGATGTTTGGCGAGTTCGGCATTTATTGCGAGGGGAAAATGGTCGCATTGGTTTGCGACGATCGCCTATTCGTAAAGCCCACTGTTAGAGGGCGGGCATTCGCTGTCGGTGCGGAAGAAGCCCCTCCATATCCCGGTGCAAAGCCCTGTCTCCTGATCGACGCGCAAAAGTGGGATGACCGTGCGTGGCTTGCCGAGATCGTTCGTATAACATCCCAGGAATTGCCTGCTCCCAAGGTCAGGACCAAGCGCAAACCCGGTTGA
- a CDS encoding sigma-70 family RNA polymerase sigma factor yields the protein MVPLRVSIETSRKIITVAPVGDADTERERLIAALARVAGRDRSALRQVYDMTSAKLFGICLRISADRDAAEDILQDVYIKVWNRADRFDAGRASPITWLCAIARNTAIDWCRSSRRTMIVPEIDAAQVSDTAPLADMIIEHNQHNMRLFACLDELEDRHGMAIRSAFLDGLTYAQLADRMAVPIGTMKSWIRRGLQQLRACISDG from the coding sequence ATGGTGCCATTGCGCGTTTCAATTGAAACGAGCCGAAAAATCATTACTGTTGCCCCTGTGGGAGATGCAGACACCGAACGTGAGAGGCTGATCGCCGCGCTGGCCCGGGTCGCCGGGCGTGATCGGAGCGCCCTTCGGCAGGTCTATGACATGACGTCTGCGAAACTTTTCGGTATTTGCCTCCGTATCTCTGCAGACAGGGACGCCGCGGAGGATATCTTGCAGGACGTGTATATCAAGGTTTGGAACAGGGCCGACCGGTTCGACGCCGGCAGGGCGAGTCCCATAACCTGGCTTTGCGCGATCGCACGGAACACCGCCATTGACTGGTGCCGTTCGTCACGTCGGACTATGATCGTGCCGGAAATAGACGCAGCGCAAGTCTCCGATACAGCGCCTCTGGCCGACATGATAATCGAGCATAACCAGCACAACATGCGCCTGTTTGCCTGTCTTGATGAACTGGAAGATCGACATGGCATGGCGATCCGCTCGGCATTTCTGGATGGGCTTACCTATGCCCAACTGGCCGATCGGATGGCAGTGCCGATCGGAACGATGAAAAGCTGGATTCGTCGTGGCCTGCAGCAACTCAGGGCGTGCATTAGCGATGGCTGA
- a CDS encoding IS66 family transposase, which translates to MIVVSDAGLSTPDKDARIAELEAALAAAHADISARDILIDTLRVQIARLKRMQFGKSSEKLDTQIAQLELALEELEGEAIVAAARRGDPVAVDRPSPVRTLPAHLPREEQRIEPEQGNCTCPDCGGALRPLGQDSDEMLDAVPVQWRVVRTIRPKYSCRACEKIVQAPAPVKAIARGKATFSTLAHVVVSKFDHHLPLYRQAEIMAAQGIEIDRSTLAGWVGQASVLLDPIISRIREVGLTASKIHTDDTPVPMLDPGRGKTATGRLWAYAVDDRGCGAMTPPLVWYEFTTDRTGAHPQRQLASFTGYLQADGYAGYDKLYDTNRVTEVACWAHFRRKIFDIHATKPTPLTTDLLERIGLLYEIEAEVRGHQPDIRRRSRQDRTKPLIDDLRQALDDALRRLSPKSEMAKAIAYGCKRWIALTRFLDDGRLEIDNNIAERAMRCVALGRKNWLFAGSKTGGDRAAAIYSVIESAKLNGLEPQAYIADVIARIAGEWPAARWDELMPWNWRPDQQPIAEAA; encoded by the coding sequence ATGATCGTGGTGTCGGACGCAGGCCTTTCCACCCCTGATAAAGACGCTCGGATCGCCGAGCTTGAAGCTGCATTGGCAGCTGCCCACGCCGATATTTCCGCCCGCGACATCCTGATCGATACGCTGCGCGTGCAGATTGCGCGCCTCAAGCGGATGCAGTTTGGCAAGTCGTCCGAGAAGCTCGATACCCAGATTGCTCAGCTTGAGCTGGCCCTTGAAGAACTCGAAGGCGAGGCCATCGTCGCCGCCGCGCGTCGAGGCGATCCGGTAGCCGTCGATCGGCCATCACCGGTTCGGACGCTGCCAGCTCATCTGCCGCGCGAGGAGCAGCGGATCGAGCCCGAGCAGGGTAACTGCACCTGTCCCGACTGCGGCGGCGCGCTGCGGCCGCTGGGGCAGGATAGCGACGAGATGCTCGATGCCGTGCCGGTGCAGTGGCGCGTCGTTCGGACCATCCGCCCCAAATATAGCTGCCGGGCCTGCGAGAAGATCGTGCAAGCGCCCGCGCCGGTGAAGGCGATAGCGCGGGGCAAGGCGACCTTCAGCACCCTGGCCCATGTCGTCGTCTCCAAGTTCGACCATCACCTTCCGTTATACCGCCAGGCCGAGATCATGGCCGCGCAGGGCATCGAGATCGACCGCTCGACGCTGGCAGGCTGGGTCGGCCAGGCATCCGTGCTGCTCGATCCGATCATTAGCCGTATCCGCGAGGTCGGACTGACCGCTTCAAAGATCCACACCGACGATACGCCGGTCCCCATGCTCGATCCGGGACGTGGCAAGACGGCAACTGGCAGGCTCTGGGCCTATGCCGTCGACGATCGGGGCTGCGGTGCCATGACCCCGCCGCTGGTCTGGTATGAGTTCACCACCGACCGGACAGGCGCACATCCCCAACGGCAGCTGGCCAGTTTCACCGGCTATCTCCAGGCGGATGGCTATGCCGGATATGACAAGCTCTACGACACCAACCGCGTCACCGAGGTCGCCTGCTGGGCGCATTTTCGTCGCAAGATCTTCGACATCCACGCCACCAAGCCGACACCGCTCACCACTGATCTGCTGGAACGCATCGGCCTACTCTATGAGATCGAGGCGGAGGTTCGCGGCCACCAGCCCGATATCCGACGACGAAGCCGACAGGACCGTACCAAGCCGCTGATCGACGACCTGCGCCAGGCGCTCGACGATGCCCTGCGCCGTCTTTCGCCCAAGTCGGAGATGGCCAAGGCGATCGCTTATGGTTGCAAGCGCTGGATCGCGCTGACGCGCTTTCTCGACGATGGCCGCCTGGAGATTGATAACAACATAGCCGAGCGCGCCATGCGTTGCGTGGCCCTTGGCCGCAAAAACTGGTTGTTCGCAGGCTCAAAAACAGGCGGCGATCGGGCTGCGGCCATCTATTCCGTTATCGAAAGCGCCAAACTTAATGGCCTCGAACCGCAGGCCTACATCGCCGATGTCATCGCCAGGATCGCGGGCGAATGGCCTGCTGCCCGCTGGGATGAACTCATGCCGTGGAACTGGCGGCCAGATCAGCAACCGATCGCCGAAGCCGCCTGA
- a CDS encoding Crp/Fnr family transcriptional regulator translates to MAPRVIIVRAGQPIEFLDFPESGILSINSDAGARPACLTALVGREGYVGWSALMDVGRSPYHIRAGGQGVRCLRIEISRMLRLVNERPSLRASLLRFVHSVMIQMNATIVSSKTDPIERRLARLILMHHDRANDGDICVTHQDLADMLVVRRASITDALHVMEGNQLIGSSRSRLVMRNRPGLCLVAGDGYGVAEEHYSQYVAPLFATR, encoded by the coding sequence TTGGCACCGAGAGTCATCATCGTCCGCGCAGGCCAGCCTATAGAGTTTCTGGATTTCCCGGAAAGCGGGATATTGTCCATCAATAGCGATGCCGGCGCCCGTCCGGCATGTCTGACCGCGCTGGTCGGGCGCGAGGGCTATGTCGGCTGGTCGGCACTGATGGATGTGGGCCGGTCCCCCTATCATATTCGCGCAGGCGGACAGGGTGTCCGATGTCTTCGGATAGAGATTTCCAGAATGCTTCGCCTGGTGAATGAAAGGCCAAGCCTGCGCGCCAGCCTCCTGCGCTTCGTGCATAGCGTGATGATCCAGATGAACGCTACGATCGTGTCGAGCAAGACCGATCCGATCGAGCGGCGGCTGGCGCGATTGATCCTGATGCACCATGATCGCGCCAATGACGGCGACATATGCGTCACGCATCAAGATCTGGCGGATATGCTGGTCGTTCGCCGTGCAAGCATTACCGACGCCCTGCATGTGATGGAGGGCAACCAACTGATCGGCAGCAGTCGCAGCAGGCTGGTCATGCGCAACCGCCCCGGTCTTTGTCTTGTTGCTGGCGACGGTTATGGCGTGGCCGAAGAACATTATAGCCAATATGTCGCGCCTCTGTTCGCCACCCGCTGA
- a CDS encoding ferritin-like domain-containing protein, whose protein sequence is MTDDILAIETLERRAKRREERRDFFRTLGAMAAFGSAGYAATSQSAMAQSAPSDGDILNFALNLEYLEANFYSYAVFGTPIDTKYTSGSGNAGTATGGRKVNFTDPVVAQYAKEIAQDEIAHVDFLRKNLGGAVVAQPAIDVGTDPNGAFSSAARAAGLIGGGASFDPYSSDENFLLGAFIFEDVGVTAYKGAAPLITSKTYLEAAAGILAVEAYHAGLVRTSLYRKGIATPSLIDATEAISKARDSLDGSSELDQGIADIGDASNIVPLDANGLAYSRTTGQVLNIAYLTNMATARGGFFPNGVNGTINMSAAN, encoded by the coding sequence ATGACCGACGATATTCTGGCAATCGAGACTTTGGAACGCAGGGCCAAACGGCGAGAGGAGCGTCGCGATTTCTTCCGAACGCTCGGGGCCATGGCCGCCTTTGGCAGCGCGGGTTATGCAGCGACCAGCCAGTCGGCCATGGCGCAGAGCGCGCCATCCGATGGGGACATATTGAACTTCGCCCTTAACCTCGAATATCTGGAGGCGAACTTCTATTCTTACGCGGTGTTCGGCACGCCGATCGACACCAAATATACCAGCGGTAGCGGCAATGCGGGCACTGCGACGGGCGGCCGGAAGGTCAATTTCACCGACCCGGTCGTGGCCCAATATGCCAAGGAAATCGCACAGGACGAAATCGCCCATGTCGATTTCCTGCGCAAAAATCTGGGCGGGGCCGTCGTCGCCCAGCCAGCGATCGATGTCGGCACCGATCCCAATGGCGCCTTTTCGTCCGCGGCGCGCGCAGCCGGCCTGATCGGCGGCGGCGCCAGCTTCGACCCCTATTCAAGCGACGAAAACTTCCTGTTGGGCGCCTTCATCTTCGAAGATGTCGGGGTCACCGCCTATAAGGGCGCAGCGCCGCTCATCACCAGCAAGACCTATCTGGAAGCCGCAGCCGGTATCTTGGCGGTGGAAGCCTATCATGCGGGCCTGGTCCGCACCTCGCTCTATCGCAAGGGCATCGCCACGCCATCGCTGATCGACGCGACAGAGGCGATTTCCAAGGCGCGCGACAGCCTGGACGGCTCCAGCGAGCTTGACCAGGGCATCGCGGATATCGGCGATGCATCGAACATCGTGCCGCTCGACGCCAACGGCCTGGCCTACAGCCGCACGACCGGACAGGTGCTCAATATCGCTTATCTGACCAACATGGCGACGGCGCGGGGCGGATTTTTCCCCAACGGCGTCAATGGCACCATCAACATGAGCGCGGCGAACTGA